From Halorubrum salinarum, the proteins below share one genomic window:
- the dcd gene encoding dCTP deaminase — protein MILSDADILDRLAEGDLAIEPLDDVDQQVQPASVDLRLGERFLEFQRTNIPCIHPTDAGEVSEYVTETTVDEGDEFILHPGDFVLGTTAERVAIPDDLVAHVEGRSSLGRLAIVVHATAGLCDPGYEGQITLELSNLGTAPVALSPGMRVSQLTFTELKRPAERPYGAERGSKYQGQDGPQASRIGDDPEFAGEAGDGREGGDGPESGGGGTRSGGDTR, from the coding sequence ATGATCCTGTCCGACGCCGACATCCTCGACCGGCTCGCTGAGGGCGACCTCGCGATCGAGCCGCTCGACGACGTCGACCAGCAGGTCCAGCCGGCGAGCGTGGACCTACGGCTCGGCGAGCGGTTCCTGGAGTTCCAGCGCACCAACATCCCCTGTATCCACCCGACCGACGCGGGCGAGGTGAGCGAGTACGTCACCGAGACGACCGTCGACGAGGGCGACGAGTTCATCCTCCACCCCGGTGACTTCGTCCTCGGGACGACCGCCGAGCGCGTCGCGATCCCGGACGACCTCGTCGCCCACGTCGAGGGGCGCTCGTCGCTCGGCCGGCTCGCGATCGTCGTCCACGCGACCGCGGGGCTGTGCGACCCCGGCTACGAGGGGCAGATCACGCTCGAACTCTCGAACCTCGGCACCGCGCCCGTGGCGCTCTCGCCGGGCATGCGCGTGTCGCAGCTCACCTTCACGGAGCTGAAGCGGCCCGCAGAGCGACCGTACGGCGCCGAACGCGGCTCGAAGTACCAGGGACAGGACGGGCCGCAGGCGTCGCGGATCGGCGACGACCCCGAGTTCGCGGGCGAGGCGGGCGACGGACGCGAGGGCGGCGACGGACCCGAGAGCGGCGGAGGAGGGACGCGTTCGGGAGGTGACACCCGATGA
- the metG gene encoding methionine--tRNA ligase produces MSHDDYPTDRPAVVTCGLPYANGDLHIGHLRTYVGGDVYSRALDRLGQETAFVSGSDMHGTPVAVNAEQEGVSPEAFALDWHERYAETFPKFNVEFDNYGHTHDETNTALTQELVRDLDEAGHLYEKEIMVAYDPVDDQYLPDRYVEGTCPYCGAHARGDECDEGCQRHLEPGEVEDPESTITGNPAEYRERTHQFFAVSEFADYLSDFLDRLEGTSNARNQPREWIEQGLQDWCITRDMDWGIDLPGENPQDLVLYVWVDAPIEYIASTKQYSERVGADAFDWEAAWKEGASDEHPEGGEIVHVIGRDIIQHHTIFWPAMLEATDHAEPRAVMASGFVTLDGKGFSTSRDRAVWADEYLDEGFHPDPLRYYLATNGGFQQDVDFSWEKFAERVNTELVGTVGNFLYRSLLFAHRNYEDGPDADAPSDDVAARIDEAVDEFAAAVNDYSVRALGDAVTDLARYGNEYIQRNEPWKLVDEEPVEAEQVIYDCVALAKAIAVLFEPLAPEKSERLWAQLGEPGSVHEATVEAAREGPAGDLSEPTELFEQVEDERVADLNEKLEARVAEAESDDADDESGADDESGADDESGADDEGDEPDATEDNDMSDIEPISDDRIGFEQFQELDIRVGRIEAAEGIEGADDLVELTVDLGAETRTIVAGLKQLHEVNELPDTKVIVLANMEKAELFGVESNGMVLAAGEDADLLTTYEDAAPGTKVK; encoded by the coding sequence ATGAGCCACGACGACTACCCCACCGACCGGCCCGCGGTGGTGACCTGTGGACTGCCGTACGCGAACGGCGACCTCCACATCGGCCACCTCCGCACCTACGTCGGCGGCGACGTGTACAGCCGCGCGCTCGACCGACTCGGCCAGGAGACCGCGTTCGTCTCCGGCTCGGACATGCACGGCACGCCCGTCGCGGTCAACGCCGAACAGGAGGGCGTCTCGCCCGAGGCGTTCGCGCTCGACTGGCACGAGCGCTACGCCGAGACGTTCCCGAAGTTCAACGTCGAGTTCGACAACTACGGCCACACCCACGACGAGACGAACACGGCGCTGACCCAGGAGCTCGTCCGCGACCTCGACGAGGCGGGCCACCTCTACGAGAAGGAGATCATGGTCGCGTACGACCCCGTCGACGACCAGTACCTCCCGGACCGCTACGTCGAGGGGACCTGCCCGTACTGCGGCGCCCACGCCCGCGGCGACGAGTGCGACGAGGGGTGCCAGCGCCACCTCGAACCCGGCGAGGTCGAAGACCCCGAGTCGACAATCACCGGCAACCCCGCGGAGTACCGCGAGCGCACCCACCAGTTCTTCGCGGTCTCGGAGTTCGCCGACTACCTCTCCGACTTCCTCGACCGCCTCGAAGGCACCTCGAACGCCCGGAACCAGCCCCGCGAGTGGATCGAGCAGGGGCTCCAGGACTGGTGTATCACCCGCGACATGGACTGGGGGATCGACCTGCCCGGCGAGAACCCGCAGGACCTCGTCTTGTACGTCTGGGTCGACGCCCCGATCGAGTACATCGCCTCGACGAAGCAGTACTCCGAGCGCGTCGGCGCCGACGCCTTCGACTGGGAGGCCGCCTGGAAGGAGGGAGCGAGCGACGAGCACCCGGAGGGCGGCGAGATCGTCCACGTGATCGGCCGCGACATCATCCAGCACCACACGATCTTCTGGCCCGCAATGTTAGAGGCGACCGACCACGCCGAGCCGCGCGCGGTGATGGCGTCCGGCTTCGTCACCCTCGACGGCAAGGGGTTCTCCACGAGCCGCGACCGCGCCGTCTGGGCCGACGAGTACCTCGACGAGGGATTCCACCCCGACCCGCTGCGCTACTACCTCGCGACCAACGGCGGGTTCCAGCAGGACGTGGACTTCTCGTGGGAGAAGTTCGCCGAGCGCGTCAACACCGAGCTGGTGGGGACGGTCGGCAACTTCCTCTACCGCTCGCTCCTCTTCGCCCACCGCAACTACGAGGACGGCCCCGACGCCGACGCGCCGAGCGACGACGTGGCGGCGCGGATCGACGAGGCGGTCGACGAGTTCGCGGCCGCGGTCAACGACTACTCCGTCCGCGCGCTCGGCGACGCCGTCACCGACCTCGCGCGGTACGGCAACGAGTACATCCAGCGCAACGAGCCCTGGAAGCTCGTCGACGAGGAGCCCGTGGAAGCGGAACAGGTCATCTACGACTGCGTCGCGCTCGCGAAGGCGATCGCCGTCCTCTTCGAGCCGCTGGCGCCCGAGAAGAGCGAGCGGCTCTGGGCCCAGCTCGGCGAGCCCGGCTCCGTCCACGAGGCGACCGTCGAGGCGGCTCGCGAGGGCCCCGCCGGAGACCTGAGCGAGCCGACCGAGCTGTTCGAGCAGGTGGAAGACGAGCGCGTCGCGGACCTGAACGAGAAGCTCGAAGCGCGCGTCGCCGAAGCGGAAAGCGACGACGCTGACGACGAGAGCGGCGCTGACGACGAGAGCGGCGCTGACGACGAGAGCGGCGCTGACGACGAGGGCGACGAACCTGACGCTACCGAGGACAACGACATGAGCGACATCGAACCCATCAGCGACGACCGCATCGGCTTCGAACAGTTCCAGGAGCTGGACATCCGCGTCGGCCGCATCGAGGCGGCCGAGGGGATCGAGGGCGCCGACGACCTCGTGGAGCTCACCGTCGACCTCGGCGCGGAGACCCGGACGATCGTCGCGGGGCTCAAGCAGCTCCACGAGGTCAACGAGCTGCCGGACACGAAGGTGATCGTGCTCGCGAACATGGAGAAGGCGGAGCTGTTCGGCGTCGAGTCCAACGGCATGGTGCTGGCGGCCGGCGAGGACGCCGACCTCCTCACCACCTACGAGGACGCCGCGCCCGGCACGAAGGTGAAGTGA
- a CDS encoding thiamine-phosphate synthase family protein: MRFIEEVVVDEFLPTVRSMLAEDLRDRGFTQSEVASALGISQSAVSKYAAGDVARHERIVADERVRDLVERVGEGLASGDLTPVAALVEIEVLIRQLEEGDLLADLHEAAMPALADADVEFSVHDPDSGLRERERVLTSVRRGLRTLTNASGFAGLIPNVGANVAECVDDARAIDDVAAVPGRLVDVKGRAMVPGEPEFGVSEHVATVLLAAREGGATARGAVNVRYDPDTVEALAESHPTVEFDAERPTREAVADAVAAADSPADGDGGTLVLYQTGAVGIEPIVYVLAPTASEAAAIVRDIL; the protein is encoded by the coding sequence ATGAGGTTCATCGAGGAGGTCGTCGTCGACGAGTTCCTGCCGACCGTCCGCTCGATGCTCGCGGAGGACCTCCGCGACCGCGGGTTCACGCAGTCGGAGGTCGCGTCGGCGCTCGGCATCTCGCAGTCGGCCGTGTCGAAGTACGCTGCCGGCGACGTGGCGAGACACGAGCGGATCGTCGCCGACGAGCGCGTGCGCGACCTCGTCGAGCGGGTCGGCGAGGGGCTCGCGAGCGGCGACCTCACACCGGTGGCCGCGCTCGTGGAGATCGAGGTGCTGATCCGCCAGCTGGAGGAGGGGGACCTGCTCGCGGACCTCCACGAGGCGGCGATGCCCGCGCTCGCCGACGCCGACGTCGAGTTCTCCGTTCACGACCCCGACAGCGGGCTCCGGGAGCGCGAGCGGGTCCTCACCTCGGTCCGCCGCGGGCTCCGCACGCTGACGAACGCCTCGGGCTTCGCCGGGCTCATCCCGAACGTCGGGGCGAACGTGGCGGAGTGTGTCGACGACGCCCGAGCGATCGACGACGTGGCCGCGGTTCCCGGGCGCCTCGTCGACGTGAAGGGCCGGGCGATGGTCCCCGGCGAGCCCGAGTTCGGCGTGAGCGAACACGTCGCGACGGTGCTGCTCGCCGCCCGAGAGGGCGGGGCGACCGCCCGCGGCGCGGTGAACGTCCGGTACGACCCCGACACCGTCGAGGCGCTCGCCGAGTCGCACCCGACCGTCGAGTTCGACGCCGAACGCCCGACGCGCGAGGCGGTCGCGGACGCGGTCGCGGCCGCCGACTCCCCGGCGGACGGGGACGGGGGAACCCTCGTCCTGTACCAGACCGGCGCGGTCGGCATCGAGCCGATCGTGTACGTGCTCGCTCCGACGGCCTCCGAGGCGGCCGCGATCGTCCGCGACATCCTGTAG
- a CDS encoding DUF7312 domain-containing protein, whose product MSDESGDDARDERASDTAESTEFGDRSRANDAGDEEPDDGGEWRFSVDDVGPNGVTEDTATPADEPIEPGDVDLEHAAFVVLGVALTVGTLLVGF is encoded by the coding sequence ATGAGCGACGAATCCGGCGACGACGCCCGCGACGAGCGCGCGTCCGACACCGCGGAGTCGACGGAGTTCGGCGACCGCAGCCGGGCCAACGACGCCGGCGACGAGGAGCCGGACGACGGCGGCGAGTGGCGCTTCTCTGTCGACGACGTGGGGCCGAACGGCGTCACCGAGGACACCGCCACCCCGGCGGACGAGCCGATAGAGCCGGGCGACGTGGACCTCGAACACGCGGCCTTCGTCGTCCTCGGCGTCGCGCTCACCGTCGGGACCCTGCTGGTCGGCTTCTGA
- a CDS encoding pyridoxamine 5'-phosphate oxidase family protein has translation MTDADAVRMADDERDEFLGRSGTGVLSLSTDGDEPPHSVPVSYGYDPVEETFYFRLAVGADSGKANAADRRVTFVAYGRDDGRWKSVVASGRLVSTSDDASATESLAGLERTAEIPIVDVFGEPTSEVAFEYYRLDPERLTGRAEGAMEP, from the coding sequence ATGACAGACGCGGACGCGGTTCGGATGGCGGACGACGAGCGCGACGAGTTCCTCGGCCGGTCGGGGACCGGCGTCCTCTCGCTGTCGACGGACGGCGACGAGCCCCCGCACTCGGTCCCGGTGTCGTACGGCTACGACCCGGTCGAGGAGACGTTCTACTTCCGGCTCGCCGTCGGGGCGGACAGCGGAAAGGCGAACGCCGCCGACCGCCGGGTCACGTTCGTCGCCTACGGGCGGGACGACGGGCGGTGGAAGAGCGTGGTGGCGAGCGGCCGGCTGGTGTCGACCAGCGACGACGCCAGCGCGACCGAGTCGCTCGCCGGCCTCGAACGGACGGCGGAGATCCCCATCGTCGACGTCTTCGGCGAGCCGACGAGCGAGGTGGCGTTCGAGTACTACCGGCTCGATCCGGAGCGGCTCACCGGTCGCGCCGAGGGGGCGATGGAGCCCTGA
- a CDS encoding NfeD family protein has protein sequence MNALAQSGLLSPDTLPLLLLTAGLLLSMAEALAPGANFIVVGIALIGAGLGGLLLASFGVAGALLTLLMALLTLAFGAAAFYGYHEFDLYGGKGQQQTSDSDSLKGKTGTVTERVTPTGGEVKLAGGGFNPHYSARSMEGTIDEGEEVMVVDPGGGNVVTVESMGYVEDDIDRELAADRARKAAANEAAEADDADEVERETELDRE, from the coding sequence ATGAACGCGCTCGCACAGTCCGGGCTCCTCTCCCCGGACACCCTCCCGCTCCTACTCCTGACCGCGGGGCTGCTGCTCTCGATGGCGGAGGCGCTCGCGCCGGGGGCGAACTTCATCGTCGTCGGCATCGCGCTCATCGGCGCGGGGCTCGGCGGCCTGCTCCTGGCGTCGTTCGGCGTCGCCGGCGCGCTCCTCACGCTGCTCATGGCGCTCCTCACGCTCGCGTTCGGCGCCGCCGCCTTCTACGGCTACCACGAGTTCGACCTCTACGGCGGGAAAGGGCAACAACAGACCAGCGACAGCGACTCGCTGAAGGGGAAGACGGGGACGGTCACGGAACGGGTGACCCCCACGGGCGGCGAGGTGAAGCTCGCCGGCGGCGGCTTCAACCCCCACTACTCCGCCCGGTCGATGGAGGGAACGATCGACGAGGGCGAGGAGGTGATGGTGGTCGACCCGGGCGGCGGCAACGTCGTCACCGTCGAGTCGATGGGGTACGTCGAGGACGACATCGACCGCGAGCTGGCGGCCGACCGCGCCCGCAAGGCCGCCGCGAACGAGGCGGCGGAGGCGGACGACGCGGACGAGGTCGAGCGGGAGACCGAACTCGACCGGGAGTGA
- a CDS encoding YIP1 family protein yields MPSPLAALASLPGSLIDRVRDAFGSPRAGTVAVAMLVVVTIGTSVGIIALGAVFDATVDQQITVDNPDRPSESTCETFGDDPDSVIGEQCDEPKRIEVDAGEELRDAAGGYIHYGLLGVPLWWVVFALALHVGALVAGGSGSVADSFVIAGWALGAELLRLGAGIVAIWYTLSNATPAGSSFEALTTDLVAAITSATGPLLVASAVAIAVQWVVVVGGLEAEHDLGRGAAAGVATFFAAIALVIAAV; encoded by the coding sequence ATGCCCTCCCCGCTCGCCGCCCTCGCGAGTCTGCCCGGCAGCCTCATCGACCGCGTCCGCGACGCCTTCGGCTCCCCCCGAGCCGGGACCGTCGCGGTCGCGATGCTGGTCGTCGTCACGATCGGCACCAGTGTCGGAATCATCGCGCTCGGGGCCGTCTTCGACGCGACGGTCGACCAGCAGATCACGGTCGACAACCCGGATCGCCCCTCGGAGTCGACCTGCGAGACGTTCGGCGACGACCCCGACTCCGTGATCGGCGAGCAGTGCGACGAGCCGAAGCGGATCGAGGTCGACGCGGGCGAGGAACTACGGGACGCCGCGGGCGGGTACATCCACTACGGCCTGCTGGGCGTGCCGCTCTGGTGGGTGGTGTTCGCGCTCGCGCTCCACGTCGGGGCGCTCGTCGCCGGCGGCTCCGGCTCCGTCGCCGACTCCTTCGTGATCGCCGGGTGGGCCCTCGGCGCGGAGCTGCTCCGGCTCGGCGCCGGGATCGTCGCGATCTGGTACACGCTCTCGAACGCGACGCCCGCGGGGTCGTCGTTCGAGGCGCTCACGACGGACCTCGTCGCCGCGATCACGAGCGCGACGGGCCCGCTGCTGGTCGCGTCCGCGGTAGCGATCGCGGTCCAGTGGGTCGTGGTCGTCGGCGGGCTGGAGGCCGAACACGACCTCGGTCGCGGGGCGGCGGCGGGCGTGGCGACGTTCTTCGCCGCGATCGCGCTCGTGATCGCGGCGGTTTGA